A single region of the Garra rufa chromosome 6, GarRuf1.0, whole genome shotgun sequence genome encodes:
- the mmp23bb gene encoding matrix metallopeptidase 23bb: MRWVCSCALLLLTVLLDNNNAVVVPEWRKHTVASIQLHKPCVQTPAPVDTRSHRGLARSKRYAINPLGYKWEHFNITYKITRFPNTLNKDDTRKAISIAFTKWSDVSPLSFTEITNLNKSADITIGFYTYNHTDCWWSPLHPCFDGLNGELAHAFLPPRGEIHFDNHEFWILGKSRFSWKQGVWLNDLVQVAAHEIGHALGLWHSRDPHALMHPNATYTGQRNIAQDDIWGIQRLYGCMDKKRVCDPWARLGFCERRRSFMKKNCPQRCDLCYEPLDAVSTPTPPPENVKIKIVPRGKVVGFRCGTKNTRVPPKVSWYKDGEQLLTSIPGYIVIKDRDLRLVANEFNEGTYTCRIHRRGNVVSANSWAIRLKPELSSNNS, from the exons ATGCGCTGGGTTTGTTCCTGCGCGCTGCTGCTGCTGACGGTGCTGCTGGATAATAATAATGCTGTGGTCGTGCCTGAGTGGAGAAAACACACG GTGGCTAGTATTCAGTTGCATAAACCATGTGTGCAGACACCGGCACCTGTGGACACGAGGTCTCATCGAGGTCTGGCCCGCTCCAAACGCTATGCCATCAATCCACTGGGATACAAGTGGGAGCATTTCAACATCACTTACAA GATCACAAGGTTCCCCAACACGTTGAATAAAGATGATACCCGCAAAGCTATCAGCATCGCCTTCACGAAATGGAGTGATGTTTCTCCTCTATCTTTCACTGAAATCACCAACCTCAACAAAAGTGCTGATATCACGATAG GCTTCTACACTTACAATCACACGGATTGCTGGTGGTCTCCATTGCACCCGTGTTTTGACGGACTGAATGGAGAGCTGGCCCACGCCTTCCTTCCCCCACGTGGGGAGATTCACTTTGACAACCATGAATTCTGGATTCTGGGCAAATCCCGCTTCAGCTGGAAACAAG GTGTGTGGCTGAATGACCTGGTTCAGGTAGCTGCGCATGAAATCGGTCACGCTTTAGGCCTCTGGCATTCACGAGACCCTCATGCACTAATGCACCCTAATGCAACATACACGGGtcagaggaacatcgctcaagaTGATATCTGGGGCATCCAGCGCCTTTACG GATGCATGGACAAGAAGCGTGTGTGTGACCCTTGGGCCCGCTTGGGTTTCTGTGAGAGGAGGCGGAGCTTCATGAAGAAAAACTGCCCGCAGCGCTGCGACCTGTGCTACG AGCCTCTGGATGCAGTGTCCACACCGACACCTCCGCCTGAAAATGTGAAGATCAAAATTGTGCCTCGTGGAAAAGTTGTGGGCTTCCGCTGTGGAACCAAAAATACCAGAGTGCCTCCAAAAGTCAG CTGGTATAAGGACGGCGAGCAGTTGCTGACATCCATTCCCGGCTATATTGTAATTAAAGATCGAGATCTGCGGCTCGTGGCCAACGAATTCAATGAAGGCACGTACACCTGCCGCATCCATCGGCGCGGTAACGTCGTCTCTGCCAACTCGTGGGCCATCCGTCTGAAGCCAGAGCTGTCCTCCAACAACAGCTGA